The following are from one region of the Pocillopora verrucosa isolate sample1 chromosome 3, ASM3666991v2, whole genome shotgun sequence genome:
- the LOC131774519 gene encoding beta-1,3-galactosyltransferase 5-like yields MSAPLCSKMFTGSKYKLLIKLTMAAALMTALTSFLANLSPKSLVSLRKNCNSWKATQSQHKTTLISKTVCLQNYFLLVLVSSAPSHFGRRDLIRQTWGTDKTSVPEWKTYFLVGQTKNQTDSDLLKAENKIHGDIIRANYSEHYWNQSLKVAMGFEWAARYCKFSYLLKADDDVLVNTNDLITRLQRPSTPKNGLYMGKINRNAEVRRYGKFSVSHKEYAGSAFPDYCSGGGFILSYDVVECMVPSFEVINPFRIDDVYVGIIAHELGLTPVHHSWFLFPNSNYDDCFFTPNVLVQHQVLGQCLIQQLHMHSVDFYSFWLGSHY; encoded by the coding sequence ATGTCAGCTCCACTTTGCAGTAAAATGTTCACTGGAAGCAAATATAAGCTTCTCATCAAGTTAACGATGGCAGCCGCTTTGATGACGGCGTTAACTTCGTTTTTGGCTAATCTCTCACCCAAGTCATTAGTTAGTCTCCGCAAAAACTGTAACTCTTGGAAAGCAACTCAGTCACAACACAAAACCACTCTGATATCCAAGACTGTTTGTTTGCAGAATTATTTCCTTCTCGTTTTGGTATCTTCAGCACCATCACATTTCGGAAGAAGGGATTTAATTCGTCAAACTTGGGGAACGGACAAAACCAGCGTTCCTGAATGGAAGACATATTTTTTAGTTGGacaaacaaagaatcaaacTGATTCTGATCTACTAAAGGCAGAAAATAAAATCCATGGTGATATTATTCGTGCTAATTACTCTGAACACTACTGGAATCAAAGTTTGAAAGTAGCGATGGGATTTGAGTGGGCCGCGAGATACTGcaaattttcatatcttttgaAGGCAGATGATGATGTTTTAGTGAACACCAACGATTTGATAACTCGTTTACAACGCCCATCAACACCAAAAAATGGTCTGTACATGGGGAAAATAAACAGAAACGCTGAAGTTCGTCGCTATGGCAAGTTCTCCGTTAGTCACAAAGAATATGCTGGTTCAGCTTTTCCAGATTATTGTAGCGGGGGCGGTTTTATTCTTTCTTATGATGTGGTGGAGTGTATGGTTCCTTCATTTGAGGTGATTAATCCATTTCGAATCGACGATGTTTATGTGGGGATAATAGCGCATGAATTGGGTTTAACACCAGTACATCACAGCTGGTTCCTGTTTCCAAATTCTAATTATGATGATTGCTTTTTCACACCTAATGTGCTTGTTCAACATCAGGTACTTGGTCAGTGTTTAATTCAACAGTTACACATGCACTCTGttgatttttattctttttggtTGGGGTCGCACTATTGA
- the LOC131774540 gene encoding eukaryotic translation initiation factor 6-like, with product MAVRAKFENSNEVGVFAKLTNAYCLVGIGASENFYSVFEGELSDVIPVIRTSVAGVRIVGRLCVGNRNGLLVPNTTTDQELQHIRNALPDSVKITRVEERLSALGNVIVCNDYVALVHPDLDRETEEILADTLKVEVFRQTVAGNVLVGSYCALSNNGGLVHPRTAVEDQDELSSLLQVPLVAGTVNRGSDVVGAGMVVNDWVSFCGLDTTSTELSVIESVFKLGDAQPSAITSSMRASLFESMT from the exons atggcgGTGAGAGCGAAATTTGAAAACAGCAATGAAGTTGGGGTTTTCGCGAAGTTGACGAACGCGTATTGCCTCGTGGGAATCGGTGCCTCAGAGAACTTCTACAG TGTTTTTGAAGGTGAACTCTCAGATGTAATTCCTGTAATTCGAACATCAGTTGCAGGCGTTAGAATTGTTGGGAGACTGTGTGTTG gTAACAGAAATGGTCTTCTTGTACCAAATACAACAACAGATCAG GAACTTCAGCATATTCGAAATGCCTTGCCTGATTCAGTGAAGATAACGAGAGTGGAGGAGAGACTTTCGGCGTTAGGAAATGTAATTGTCTGTAATGACTATGTTGCCCTTGTGCACCCTGATTTAGACAGG gaAACTGAGGAAATTTTAGCAGATACCCTGAAGGTGGAGGTCTTTCGTCAGACTGTGGCAGGGAATGTTTTAGTTGGGAGCTATTGTGCTCTTAGTAATAATGGTGGCCTA GTCCATCCAAGAACAGCTGTTGAAGATCAAGATGAGTTGTCATCGCTATTACAAGTTCCTCTGGTG gCTGGGACAGTCAACAGAGGAAGTGATGTCGTTGGAGCAGGAATGGTTGTAAATGACTGGGTTTCATTTTGTGGACTGGACACTACAAGTACTGAACTGTCTGTGATAGAAAGTGTATTCAAGTTAGGAGATGCTCAACCATCAGCTATTACCAGCAGTATGAGAGCATCACTGTTTGAGAG caTGACATAA